A window of the Dongshaea marina genome harbors these coding sequences:
- the sctT gene encoding type III secretion system export apparatus subunit SctT — protein MTELMAWVPTLGVCMLRPLGVMLMLPLFSQKSLGGVLIRNALVILIALPILPVYHDLPLLSEADLVPMMELMLRELIIGLCIGFSAAIPFWAIDMAGFIIDTMRGASMSTVYNPLLGTQASVFGILFSQVLTVLFLVTGGFNKLLEGIYSSYNSLPMGQDVMFSQGFLQFLNHEWHLMFELGISFALPAMVIMLMVDLALGLINRSAQQLNVFFLSMPIKTAMALLLILLSLNFSFTHYLQRMNLFEYQIQDLLILMRGS, from the coding sequence ATGACTGAGCTGATGGCCTGGGTACCAACCCTTGGTGTCTGCATGCTCCGTCCTTTGGGAGTCATGCTAATGCTCCCTCTGTTTTCCCAAAAGTCACTGGGAGGCGTGTTGATCCGCAATGCACTGGTGATCCTGATCGCTCTGCCGATCCTCCCTGTGTATCATGATCTCCCCCTGCTCAGTGAAGCAGATCTGGTTCCCATGATGGAGTTGATGCTGCGTGAATTGATCATCGGCCTGTGTATCGGCTTCTCTGCTGCGATCCCATTTTGGGCCATCGACATGGCGGGCTTCATCATAGATACCATGCGTGGGGCCTCTATGTCGACTGTATACAACCCACTCCTTGGGACGCAAGCTTCGGTATTTGGGATCCTGTTCAGCCAGGTGCTCACCGTTCTGTTCCTGGTTACCGGGGGCTTTAATAAATTGCTGGAGGGGATCTACAGCTCCTATAACAGTTTGCCCATGGGCCAGGATGTGATGTTTAGCCAGGGCTTTTTACAGTTCCTGAATCATGAATGGCATCTGATGTTTGAGCTTGGGATTAGCTTTGCTCTTCCCGCCATGGTGATCATGCTGATGGTCGATCTGGCGCTTGGTCTTATCAATCGCTCGGCTCAGCAGCTTAATGTTTTCTTCCTGTCGATGCCAATTAAGACAGCAATGGCATTGCTATTGATCCTGCTGAGTCTCAACTTTTCTTTTACCCACTATCTGCAGCGGATGAATCTCTTTGAATACCAGATTCAGGATCTTCTGATCCTGATGCGGGGATCTTAG
- a CDS encoding GNAT family N-acetyltransferase, with protein sequence MYEIIEFDSRYINLFYESFRSIVHEHRFYIITQAPSYECVKQWCERNVQEKSLHLIALGMERLIGSADIYSRQHEGASHIGVLAMFVIQEYRGHGVATQLMESIIGAARLRGFEKLELEVLASNRAAITLYHKFGFFEEGVRSKAKKVADGHYIDVILMAKNLDDCR encoded by the coding sequence ATGTATGAAATCATTGAGTTTGATTCAAGATATATTAATCTTTTTTATGAATCTTTTCGCAGCATAGTTCATGAACACCGCTTCTATATTATTACACAAGCACCTAGCTATGAATGTGTTAAGCAGTGGTGTGAGCGGAATGTTCAGGAAAAATCTTTACACCTTATTGCATTAGGCATGGAGCGACTGATTGGCTCTGCCGATATCTATTCCAGGCAGCATGAAGGTGCGTCTCATATTGGGGTACTGGCCATGTTTGTGATACAGGAATATCGCGGCCATGGCGTTGCAACGCAACTGATGGAATCCATTATCGGCGCCGCTCGGCTAAGGGGCTTTGAGAAGCTAGAACTTGAAGTACTTGCCAGCAATCGAGCCGCGATTACTCTTTATCACAAGTTTGGCTTCTTTGAGGAGGGAGTACGCAGTAAGGCAAAAAAAGTAGCGGATGGTCACTATATCGATGTCATTCTCATGGCTAAGAATTTGGATGATTGTCGGTAA
- the sctR gene encoding type III secretion system export apparatus subunit SctR encodes MSLLDHPLQLIMVLFALSVLPLFAVMATSFLKLSVVFSLLRNALGIQQIPPNMAIYGLALILTVFVMAPVGLKIEDNLRQHPIDFKSEQFYQQLDTGALEPYRAFISKHTDPRQVRFFSEIGHKLWPEQYQSKLDQESLLVMIPAFTVSQLIEAFKIGLLLFLPFVAIDLIVSNILLAMGMMMVSPMTISLPFKLLIFVLMGGWEKLLTQLMLSYS; translated from the coding sequence ATGTCGTTGCTGGATCACCCCCTACAGTTGATCATGGTGCTATTTGCACTATCTGTCTTGCCTCTGTTCGCTGTAATGGCAACCTCTTTTTTAAAGTTGTCCGTGGTATTTTCTCTGCTGCGTAATGCCCTGGGGATCCAGCAGATCCCTCCCAACATGGCAATTTATGGACTGGCGCTTATTCTAACGGTTTTCGTGATGGCTCCGGTTGGGCTAAAGATAGAGGATAATCTCAGGCAACATCCCATCGACTTTAAGTCTGAGCAGTTTTATCAGCAGCTTGATACAGGGGCCTTGGAACCCTATCGGGCATTTATATCCAAGCATACCGATCCCAGGCAAGTCCGTTTCTTTAGTGAAATTGGCCATAAGCTTTGGCCGGAGCAATACCAAAGCAAACTGGACCAGGAGTCGTTGCTGGTGATGATCCCGGCATTTACCGTGAGCCAGTTGATCGAGGCATTCAAGATAGGTCTGTTACTCTTTTTGCCCTTTGTTGCGATCGATCTGATTGTTTCCAATATCTTGCTGGCGATGGGGATGATGATGGTTTCTCCCATGACGATATCATTACCATTTAAGTTACTTATTTTTGTTCTGATGGGAGGCTGGGAGAAGCTTCTCACCCAACTGATGTTGTCATACTCATGA
- the sctS gene encoding type III secretion system export apparatus subunit SctS: MSQAIIINLTSELLWLILLLSLPVVIVASVVGVLISLIQALTQVQDQTVQFLIKLVAVSITLVVSYHWMGGTLLNYANMAFDQISHMGVR, encoded by the coding sequence ATGAGCCAGGCCATCATCATCAATCTTACCTCTGAGCTGTTATGGCTGATCCTGCTGCTCTCTTTACCGGTTGTGATCGTCGCCTCTGTGGTTGGAGTTTTGATCAGCCTGATCCAGGCCTTGACTCAGGTGCAGGATCAAACAGTTCAGTTTTTGATCAAGCTGGTTGCGGTAAGTATCACCCTGGTGGTGAGCTATCACTGGATGGGGGGCACCCTATTGAACTATGCCAATATGGCATTTGATCAGATAAGCCACATGGGGGTGCGATGA
- the sctQ gene encoding type III secretion system cytoplasmic ring protein SctQ: protein MKRNSQLIGSGYSARGADGIDIQLHLPECSQMEGSWLKIPLRLEGCTFELWCEESHWLRWIETLLPIDSFEHIPPELLQPLSCWTLEGFNDWMQKQKIALPEVGRVEKAGKICPSMAGLLRLTKPEEGSKGLPLALVDWPFSLLESLVSNMSPQVHSTPVIRYPVACCAGFSKLSLSQYRQLKRGDCVLLKWWCDLQSGEILLVQGDPVCVLRRQDKTTFVVENMMSEFDELFDLSDEEGFPGLSSSEQPRNLDELPMTMVVEVGHLQLPLNELASLRSGQVIETEFSVCPSVRLRVNGKIVGWGELIQLDDRLGIRIQQLIN, encoded by the coding sequence GTGAAACGAAACAGTCAACTGATAGGCTCAGGATATTCGGCCCGGGGAGCCGATGGAATAGATATTCAACTTCACTTACCTGAATGCTCACAGATGGAGGGTTCCTGGTTAAAGATCCCCTTACGGCTTGAAGGCTGTACTTTTGAACTCTGGTGTGAGGAGTCTCATTGGTTGCGCTGGATTGAGACACTGTTACCCATTGATTCATTTGAGCATATTCCTCCGGAGTTACTTCAGCCATTGTCCTGTTGGACTTTGGAGGGGTTCAATGACTGGATGCAAAAGCAGAAAATCGCACTTCCTGAAGTTGGCCGGGTGGAAAAAGCAGGAAAAATCTGTCCCTCTATGGCAGGGCTGCTGCGACTTACAAAGCCGGAGGAGGGCTCAAAAGGATTACCTCTGGCTCTGGTGGATTGGCCGTTCTCCCTGCTGGAGAGCCTGGTTTCTAACATGTCCCCACAGGTGCACTCAACGCCGGTTATTCGATATCCAGTTGCCTGTTGTGCGGGTTTTTCTAAACTCTCTTTAAGCCAATATCGTCAGCTTAAACGAGGGGATTGCGTCCTTCTTAAATGGTGGTGTGATCTACAAAGCGGGGAGATCCTTCTGGTACAAGGTGATCCTGTATGTGTGCTGAGGCGTCAAGATAAAACAACATTTGTCGTGGAGAATATGATGAGTGAATTCGACGAACTATTTGATCTGTCAGATGAAGAGGGTTTCCCCGGATTGTCCTCATCTGAGCAACCAAGAAACCTGGACGAGCTACCGATGACAATGGTGGTGGAGGTGGGTCATCTTCAATTACCGCTTAATGAGCTGGCATCTTTGAGGAGCGGACAGGTGATTGAAACCGAGTTTTCAGTCTGCCCAAGTGTCAGGCTCAGGGTCAACGGTAAGATCGTTGGGTGGGGAGAGTTGATTCAGCTTGATGATCGCCTGGGGATCCGCATCCAGCAGTTAATCAATTAG